Proteins from a genomic interval of Sulfurimonas sp. HSL3-2:
- the nifH gene encoding nitrogenase iron protein — translation MAALRQIAFYGKGGIGKSTTSQNTLASMAYYFDKNILIVGCDPKADSTRLILHEKAQNTILQLAAEMGTVEDLELEDACKPGAGIFSPDSPHGWINCTESGGPEPGVGCAGRGVITAINFLEEEGAYEEEGLDFVSYDVLGDVVCGGFAMPIREGKAQEIYIVMSGEMMAMYAANNISKGILKYANTGGVRLAGLICNARMTDREYDLAWALARELGTQMIHFVPRNNIVQHAELRRMTVVEYSPMSDQAIEYKELARKIIANDMKIIPTPLEMDDLEDLLMKYGLEEEVDEENVGKSEAEL, via the coding sequence ATGGCTGCACTTCGTCAGATAGCATTTTACGGAAAAGGTGGGATTGGTAAATCTACTACATCTCAAAACACATTGGCTTCTATGGCTTATTATTTTGATAAAAACATATTAATAGTTGGTTGTGATCCAAAAGCGGATTCTACTCGTCTTATTCTACATGAAAAAGCTCAAAATACTATTCTTCAGCTTGCTGCTGAAATGGGTACTGTTGAGGATCTTGAACTAGAAGATGCATGTAAACCGGGTGCAGGAATATTTTCTCCTGATTCACCACATGGTTGGATCAACTGTACTGAGTCTGGTGGACCAGAGCCAGGAGTTGGTTGTGCAGGTCGTGGTGTTATTACAGCGATTAACTTTCTTGAAGAAGAGGGTGCATATGAAGAAGAAGGTTTAGATTTCGTTTCTTATGACGTTCTTGGTGACGTTGTTTGTGGTGGATTCGCTATGCCGATTCGTGAAGGTAAAGCTCAAGAGATCTATATCGTTATGTCTGGTGAGATGATGGCAATGTATGCTGCTAACAATATCTCTAAAGGTATTTTGAAATACGCTAACACTGGTGGGGTTCGTCTTGCTGGTCTTATCTGTAACGCTCGTATGACTGACCGTGAGTATGACCTTGCATGGGCACTTGCTCGTGAACTTGGTACACAAATGATTCACTTCGTACCACGTAACAACATCGTTCAACATGCTGAATTACGTCGTATGACAGTTGTTGAGTATAGCCCAATGTCAGATCAAGCGATCGAGTACAAAGAACTTGCTCGTAAAATCATCGCTAACGACATGAAAATCATTCCTACTCCATTAGAAATGGATGATCTTGAAGACCTTCTAATGAAATACGGTCTTGAAGAAGAAGTAGATGAAGAAAACGTTGGTAAATCAGAAGCTGAACTGTAA
- a CDS encoding response regulator, whose amino-acid sequence MKYLPALLIILTITGAELFGGQGDVKEQGDYGLLIATFLLGGIGIITLIISSFRISKVKKEYKKIEQSSKELEEKQNELLSSMSANIHKMVKQAIGSTTAIANKMKSNEINQDLNDVLQAENQLLDTANDLIEFLHLKAKKVKISNKRYKLDNLLNDITGFISKNFNIKSLHLTYKIDKDIPNELIGDTLKISKVLYNLLDYSIRNGASDLLLHVYKAPGFQSKNELTFLIHTNMEIDVENNAFFFKTQYDEENGKYDSLGLFVAKELASLMQGELITRNSENGEVEFLFSMTFHSPADLPKRVYDDRLRHKKTLIVESNAHYADALKEMLAVYEHKVTILTPEQFFEKQHILHEFDLIILDEKLFNASVIKSLEKLDKEQNKVIALSNFFNPMNAQYYTKVAQYKVLKPTIRGTLRRLLETIYLPKEEQEATNAQDRRATKLKVYTEDFAKTPDVSIDTFALFKGQKLLIVEDDIINQRVLQGVLKRSGMEIDIANNGEECLALLKEKKHYDVILMDINMPTMDGYTATREIRRNSEYDSIPIISLTALISPDEINKMFNLGMNAHLAKPFYKEKLFTAFDMFLTSTNEEIEFPRPKDEKATHYEGLDIKRGIAQASNNEEFYKEILLEFLATYQDSAKLFEKLIHDFRYEQVRMQCLDIKGLSGLIGATELHNLMMDIHHQLIFKKFDMLGDYVQPFYKTMDTVNKSIKEYIES is encoded by the coding sequence TTGAAGTATTTACCAGCATTATTAATCATATTGACAATCACGGGTGCAGAACTGTTTGGCGGACAAGGAGATGTTAAAGAACAAGGAGACTACGGCCTTCTTATTGCGACATTCCTTTTAGGAGGGATTGGGATCATCACGCTTATCATCTCTTCGTTTCGGATCTCAAAAGTAAAAAAAGAGTATAAAAAGATCGAGCAAAGCAGTAAAGAGCTTGAAGAGAAACAAAACGAACTGCTTTCAAGTATGAGTGCCAATATTCATAAAATGGTCAAGCAAGCCATCGGAAGTACAACTGCTATAGCCAATAAGATGAAATCAAATGAGATCAACCAAGACTTAAATGATGTCTTACAGGCAGAGAACCAGCTTCTTGATACCGCCAACGATCTTATCGAGTTTTTACATCTTAAAGCTAAAAAGGTCAAGATAAGCAATAAACGCTATAAACTTGATAACCTTCTTAATGACATAACAGGTTTCATAAGCAAAAACTTTAATATCAAATCACTTCACCTTACATATAAAATAGATAAAGATATACCTAATGAACTTATAGGAGACACTCTTAAGATAAGTAAAGTACTCTATAACCTATTAGACTATTCTATCCGCAACGGAGCTTCAGACCTGCTCTTACATGTCTACAAAGCACCCGGATTTCAAAGCAAAAACGAACTTACTTTTTTAATCCATACAAACATGGAGATCGACGTAGAGAACAATGCCTTTTTCTTTAAGACTCAATATGATGAAGAAAACGGTAAATATGATTCACTCGGACTTTTCGTCGCAAAAGAGCTTGCATCTCTTATGCAGGGAGAACTGATAACACGCAATAGTGAAAACGGAGAAGTAGAGTTTCTGTTTTCTATGACTTTTCATTCCCCTGCCGATCTGCCAAAAAGAGTATATGACGATCGATTACGTCACAAAAAGACACTTATAGTAGAAAGCAATGCACACTATGCAGATGCGCTTAAAGAGATGTTGGCGGTTTATGAACACAAGGTCACAATACTGACACCTGAACAGTTTTTTGAAAAACAACATATTTTACATGAGTTCGATCTTATCATCCTCGATGAGAAACTCTTTAACGCTTCTGTTATAAAATCTCTTGAGAAACTGGACAAAGAACAAAACAAAGTCATCGCTCTTTCTAACTTCTTTAATCCTATGAATGCGCAGTACTACACTAAAGTAGCCCAGTACAAAGTCTTAAAACCGACTATACGGGGAACTCTGCGACGCCTCTTGGAAACGATCTATCTTCCTAAAGAGGAACAAGAAGCGACTAATGCACAAGATAGAAGAGCTACAAAACTAAAAGTCTATACAGAGGACTTTGCAAAAACTCCTGATGTATCCATAGATACATTTGCTCTGTTTAAAGGGCAGAAACTTCTTATCGTCGAAGATGATATCATCAATCAAAGAGTGCTTCAGGGTGTCCTCAAGCGTTCAGGCATGGAGATAGATATTGCAAATAACGGTGAAGAGTGTCTTGCACTGCTCAAAGAGAAAAAACATTATGACGTGATCCTTATGGATATCAATATGCCGACAATGGACGGATACACGGCAACGCGTGAGATACGCCGCAACAGTGAGTACGATTCTATCCCTATTATCTCGCTCACTGCTCTTATCTCACCTGATGAGATCAACAAGATGTTCAATCTGGGAATGAATGCACATCTGGCTAAACCTTTTTACAAAGAGAAGCTCTTTACAGCATTTGATATGTTTTTAACATCTACGAATGAAGAGATAGAGTTCCCAAGACCTAAAGATGAAAAAGCGACACACTACGAAGGACTCGATATCAAGCGCGGTATTGCACAAGCGAGTAACAACGAAGAGTTCTATAAAGAGATACTTTTAGAGTTTTTAGCGACCTACCAAGACAGTGCTAAACTTTTTGAAAAGCTTATCCATGATTTTCGTTATGAACAGGTTCGTATGCAGTGTCTTGATATCAAAGGGTTGTCCGGTCTTATCGGGGCGACGGAACTTCATAACCTTATGATGGATATTCATCACCAGCTTATCTTTAAAAAGTTTGATATGCTGGGTGATTATGTCCAACCGTTTTATAAAACTATGGATACCGTAAACAAATCGATCAAAGAGTATATAGAAAGCTAA
- a CDS encoding 2-oxoacid:acceptor oxidoreductase subunit alpha — translation MTIDELKRYDGRNNTRAYVAYKNVVYDVTDSPFWKNGEHQGAHSAGQDLTSELLGAPHGDEVFKEFPVVATIDEIPHKEQTPPIELVKSSLRTLYKKYHPHPMLVHFPIALHIFAAGLDILFLNVPKEAYAVGVFYSFFVATVMGFAAMIPGMLSWWINYNLSTHRAFMVKIVVATLTLGLGVVNIGLYFENPNIVYEYSSWGIIYHAIVLFTGATVIILGYYGGKISWGELGEDNMQTVSLDMNEVELMMSKGGVQEMDYGFSTPTSSVKISPDERSNVGSDHQVSISVLIGGAAGLGIDTLEKILSDAFKRSGYYVYSTKEFMSRVRGGSNTTLLRISDAPVLAPCWEVDIAVALDGPALEHMKERYKKSTVVFADESVNEKGSDIIAVEMKESAKKFGDVRYANTYMTGLLFGVLKIDETPLLKTIQEHFKGEGSNKEAAETGYKTGSDMKYLPLPELPKADIETVKDLHLMDGTSACGFGFLAGGCNMITAYPMSPSTGVLNFMASMSKEFDIAVEQSEDEIASLTMVLGGWYGGARAMTSTSGGGFALMGEALSLSGMTETPAVIYLAQRPGPATGLPTRSEQGDLNMALYSGHGPFPRVVLAPGSLEECINYGYLAFELADKYQIPVILLSDQYLADSICMIGDVDFSSYEQRRYIEKSTKEYLRYADTKSGISPRAVPGFGEGLICAVGDEHDERGQITEDHKVRDQMVAKRARKADALTLEALAPTCKGEGEIAIIGWGSSKGAIAEALERLDDPRLVHVHFAWVHPLSAEQLSNLNDYKYKIVVENNADGAFADQLKLHDIEVDEKILQSNGFSFFADQLAGMIEKAVKELS, via the coding sequence ATGACAATAGATGAACTCAAGCGCTATGACGGCCGCAACAACACACGCGCATATGTCGCTTACAAAAATGTAGTCTATGATGTGACAGACAGCCCATTTTGGAAGAATGGGGAACATCAAGGTGCTCACAGTGCAGGACAAGACTTGACTTCAGAACTTCTAGGCGCTCCCCACGGCGACGAAGTTTTTAAAGAGTTTCCTGTTGTGGCTACCATTGACGAGATACCTCATAAAGAGCAAACTCCTCCTATCGAACTTGTAAAATCATCCCTTAGAACTTTGTATAAAAAGTACCATCCACATCCGATGCTTGTACATTTTCCCATAGCGCTTCATATCTTTGCAGCAGGCTTGGATATACTTTTTTTGAATGTTCCAAAAGAGGCGTATGCCGTCGGAGTCTTTTACTCATTTTTTGTTGCCACGGTTATGGGATTTGCCGCGATGATACCGGGGATGCTCAGTTGGTGGATTAATTACAACCTCTCGACACACCGTGCCTTTATGGTAAAGATAGTAGTCGCGACATTGACGCTTGGACTGGGAGTCGTAAATATCGGACTCTATTTTGAAAATCCGAATATCGTGTATGAATATTCCTCTTGGGGGATCATCTATCATGCGATAGTCCTATTTACAGGTGCGACTGTCATTATACTCGGCTATTACGGCGGAAAGATAAGCTGGGGAGAGTTAGGAGAAGATAATATGCAGACAGTTTCTTTAGATATGAATGAAGTCGAGCTTATGATGAGTAAAGGCGGGGTACAAGAGATGGATTATGGATTTTCAACACCGACGTCATCTGTAAAGATATCGCCTGATGAAAGAAGTAACGTAGGTAGTGATCATCAAGTCAGTATCTCTGTCCTAATAGGAGGTGCTGCAGGTCTTGGAATAGATACACTAGAAAAGATACTCAGTGATGCATTTAAACGAAGCGGATACTATGTATATTCGACAAAAGAGTTTATGTCCCGTGTACGCGGCGGAAGCAATACGACACTGCTGCGCATTTCGGATGCACCTGTCCTGGCTCCCTGCTGGGAGGTCGATATTGCTGTAGCACTTGACGGACCCGCTTTAGAGCACATGAAAGAGCGATACAAAAAGAGTACAGTCGTCTTCGCGGATGAAAGTGTGAATGAAAAAGGTTCGGATATCATCGCTGTCGAGATGAAAGAGAGTGCTAAAAAGTTCGGCGATGTGCGATATGCAAACACCTATATGACGGGTCTGCTTTTTGGAGTACTTAAAATCGATGAGACTCCTTTGCTAAAAACCATACAGGAACATTTCAAAGGTGAAGGATCAAACAAAGAGGCAGCCGAGACAGGTTATAAAACGGGAAGTGACATGAAATACCTGCCGCTTCCGGAGCTGCCAAAAGCAGATATCGAAACTGTAAAAGACCTGCATCTTATGGACGGTACTTCAGCGTGTGGATTCGGCTTTCTGGCAGGCGGATGCAATATGATAACAGCATACCCGATGTCTCCTTCAACGGGAGTACTAAACTTTATGGCATCTATGTCTAAAGAGTTTGACATAGCCGTAGAGCAGAGTGAAGATGAGATAGCCTCTTTGACCATGGTGCTTGGCGGATGGTACGGAGGTGCACGTGCTATGACCTCTACTTCTGGCGGAGGTTTCGCTCTTATGGGCGAGGCACTGAGTCTCAGCGGTATGACGGAGACACCCGCCGTCATCTACCTCGCACAGCGCCCGGGACCTGCGACAGGACTGCCCACACGAAGCGAGCAGGGAGACTTGAACATGGCGCTTTACTCTGGACACGGACCGTTTCCCCGCGTAGTGCTTGCCCCCGGTTCGCTAGAGGAGTGCATCAACTACGGTTATCTGGCTTTTGAACTGGCGGACAAATACCAGATACCGGTTATCCTACTGAGTGATCAGTATCTGGCAGATTCCATCTGTATGATAGGCGACGTAGACTTTTCATCTTACGAACAGCGCAGATACATCGAAAAAAGCACAAAAGAATATCTGCGTTATGCAGATACAAAAAGCGGTATAAGTCCAAGAGCCGTTCCCGGTTTTGGCGAAGGTCTTATCTGCGCGGTCGGCGATGAACATGACGAGCGGGGGCAGATAACGGAGGATCATAAAGTAAGAGATCAGATGGTTGCAAAACGTGCGAGAAAAGCAGATGCTCTTACACTAGAGGCACTCGCTCCTACATGTAAGGGTGAGGGAGAGATCGCTATCATCGGGTGGGGATCAAGCAAAGGCGCCATAGCCGAAGCGTTGGAGCGTCTGGACGATCCTCGTCTTGTTCATGTGCATTTTGCGTGGGTGCATCCGCTTAGTGCAGAGCAGTTAAGCAATTTAAACGACTATAAGTATAAGATCGTCGTAGAAAACAATGCCGACGGGGCGTTTGCAGATCAGCTGAAACTTCACGACATAGAAGTAGATGAGAAGATCTTACAATCCAACGGGTTTAGCTTCTTTGCCGACCAGTTGGCAGGGATGATAGAAAAAGCTGTAAAGGAGTTGTCATGA
- the nifK gene encoding nitrogenase molybdenum-iron protein subunit beta has translation MQEIENIVNGQKLFQRPEYQEVLKNKKEFEGGMGAVDTEKVKEIAEWTKSWDYREKNLAREAITVNPAKACQPLGAVMVALGFENTMPYVHGSHGCVAYFRSYFTKHFKEPTPCVSDSMTEDAAVFGGLTNMKDGLKNCAALYKPEMIAVSTTCMAEVIGDDLNAFATAAKDEDGGEFLPADFPIPYAHTPSFTGSHITGYDNMMHGIMSQLTEGVETNKNEKINIIPGFETYIGSIRSIKAIVESFGAEYTMLGDHSDQWDMPAGEYSMFAGGTTIADAKDCKNSKATISLQKYATVKTMKMVEKRWKHKGGFSNPIGLKGTDEFVMKLAELTGKDVPEKLKVERGRLVDAMQDSYPYMHGKKFAIWGDPDFLVGMVSFLLEMGAEPTHVLCNNPGRGWEEEIRAMLDTSPAAADCHVWAGKDLWHMRSLLFTEPVDFMIGNSYGKELMRDTGTPLIYIGFPIFDRHHLHRYSISGYDGALNLLTWITNKVLDQLDEETKNIASTDYFFDLVR, from the coding sequence ATGCAAGAAATAGAAAATATTGTAAATGGTCAAAAACTATTTCAACGTCCTGAGTATCAAGAAGTTTTAAAAAATAAAAAAGAGTTCGAAGGCGGCATGGGCGCAGTCGATACTGAAAAAGTTAAAGAGATAGCTGAGTGGACTAAATCATGGGATTACCGTGAGAAAAATCTTGCTCGTGAAGCTATCACTGTAAACCCGGCTAAAGCATGTCAACCTCTAGGGGCTGTCATGGTTGCACTAGGTTTTGAAAACACTATGCCTTACGTTCATGGTTCTCATGGATGTGTTGCGTATTTCCGTTCATATTTCACGAAACACTTTAAAGAGCCAACTCCTTGTGTTTCTGATTCAATGACAGAAGATGCAGCGGTTTTCGGTGGTCTTACAAATATGAAAGACGGTCTTAAAAACTGTGCGGCACTTTATAAACCTGAAATGATCGCAGTATCGACTACATGTATGGCAGAAGTTATCGGTGATGACTTGAATGCGTTTGCAACAGCGGCTAAAGATGAAGACGGTGGAGAATTCTTACCGGCTGATTTCCCGATCCCTTATGCACATACACCGTCGTTTACTGGTAGCCATATCACTGGTTACGATAACATGATGCACGGTATTATGTCTCAATTGACTGAAGGTGTTGAAACTAACAAAAATGAAAAGATCAATATCATTCCAGGTTTTGAAACATATATCGGTTCAATCCGTTCTATAAAAGCTATAGTAGAATCTTTCGGTGCTGAGTATACAATGCTTGGTGACCACTCTGATCAGTGGGATATGCCGGCTGGTGAGTACAGCATGTTCGCTGGTGGTACGACTATAGCTGATGCTAAAGATTGTAAAAACTCTAAAGCAACTATATCTTTACAAAAATATGCAACTGTTAAAACTATGAAAATGGTTGAAAAACGTTGGAAACATAAAGGCGGATTCTCTAACCCGATCGGTCTTAAAGGTACAGATGAGTTCGTTATGAAATTAGCTGAACTTACAGGTAAAGATGTTCCTGAAAAACTAAAAGTCGAGCGTGGTCGTCTTGTAGATGCTATGCAAGATTCTTATCCGTATATGCACGGTAAAAAATTCGCTATATGGGGAGATCCAGACTTCTTGGTAGGTATGGTTTCATTCCTTTTAGAGATGGGTGCTGAACCTACTCACGTATTATGTAACAATCCTGGCCGTGGTTGGGAAGAAGAGATCAGAGCAATGCTTGATACTTCACCTGCTGCAGCTGATTGTCATGTATGGGCTGGTAAAGATCTATGGCATATGCGTTCATTACTATTTACAGAGCCGGTTGATTTCATGATCGGTAACAGTTATGGTAAAGAGCTTATGCGTGATACTGGTACTCCGCTAATCTATATCGGATTCCCAATATTCGACCGTCACCACCTACATAGATATTCTATCAGTGGATATGATGGAGCGTTAAACTTATTAACTTGGATTACAAATAAAGTTCTAGATCAGTTAGACGAAGAGACTAAAAACATCGCTTCTACTGACTACTTCTTCGACTTGGTTCGTTAA
- the nifD gene encoding nitrogenase molybdenum-iron protein alpha chain produces MGPESLEAKQKAAVEEVLKAYPAKAAKNRAKHLGVGSPEDESQKTCGNVRSNKKTVPGVMSQRGCAYAGSKGVVWGPVKDMVHISHGPIGCGQYSRAGRRNYYIGTTGVDTFVTMNFSSDFQEKDIVFGGDKKLEVCFSEIDELFPLNNGITVQSECPIGLIGDDINATSKMYAKKTGNTIVPVNCEGFRGVSQSLGHHIANDTVRDYVFDGNIQSLGEPIKETEYDVAIIGDYNIGGDAWSSRILLEEMGLRVVAQWSGDATLKEMAATTKVKLNLLHCYRSMNYISRHMEKEYGIPWIEYNFFGPSQTIKSLRKIAAFFDESIQKKCEEVIAKYQPLVDAVVNKYRPRLEGKQVMLFVGGLRPRHVIGAYEDLGMEVIGTGYEFAHDDDYKRTKDEIFRSTVIYDDVNEYELEAFVKALQPDLVASGIKEKYVFQKMGLPYRQMHSWDYSGPYHGYDGFAIFAQDMDLAINSPVWAHTKAPWEKEGEA; encoded by the coding sequence ATGGGTCCAGAATCATTGGAAGCTAAACAAAAAGCGGCCGTAGAAGAAGTCTTAAAAGCTTATCCTGCGAAAGCTGCTAAAAACCGTGCTAAACACTTAGGTGTTGGTAGCCCGGAAGATGAAAGTCAAAAAACTTGTGGTAACGTTCGTTCAAACAAGAAAACTGTTCCTGGTGTTATGAGTCAACGTGGTTGTGCATACGCAGGTTCAAAAGGGGTTGTTTGGGGTCCTGTTAAAGATATGGTTCATATCTCTCACGGTCCTATCGGTTGTGGTCAATATAGCCGTGCCGGTCGTCGTAACTACTATATCGGTACAACTGGTGTAGATACATTCGTTACAATGAACTTCAGTTCTGATTTCCAAGAAAAAGACATCGTTTTCGGTGGAGATAAAAAACTTGAAGTATGTTTTAGTGAGATCGATGAGTTATTCCCGTTAAACAACGGTATAACAGTTCAATCTGAGTGTCCGATCGGTCTTATCGGTGACGATATCAACGCGACATCTAAAATGTATGCTAAAAAAACTGGTAACACTATTGTTCCTGTAAACTGTGAAGGTTTCCGTGGGGTTTCTCAATCACTTGGTCACCACATCGCAAATGATACAGTTCGTGACTATGTATTTGACGGAAACATCCAATCACTTGGTGAACCGATCAAAGAAACAGAGTACGACGTAGCTATCATCGGGGATTATAATATCGGTGGTGATGCATGGTCAAGCCGTATTTTACTTGAAGAGATGGGTTTACGTGTTGTTGCTCAATGGTCAGGTGATGCAACTCTTAAAGAGATGGCAGCAACTACTAAAGTAAAACTGAACCTACTTCACTGTTACCGTTCAATGAACTACATTTCTCGTCACATGGAGAAAGAGTACGGGATTCCTTGGATAGAGTATAACTTCTTTGGCCCAAGCCAAACGATTAAATCTCTACGCAAGATCGCAGCATTCTTTGATGAGAGTATTCAGAAAAAATGTGAAGAAGTTATCGCTAAATATCAACCACTTGTTGATGCGGTTGTTAACAAATATCGTCCTCGTCTAGAAGGCAAACAAGTAATGTTATTCGTCGGTGGTCTACGCCCACGTCACGTTATCGGTGCTTATGAAGATCTAGGTATGGAAGTTATCGGTACTGGTTATGAGTTCGCTCATGATGATGATTACAAAAGAACTAAAGATGAGATCTTCCGTTCTACTGTTATCTATGATGATGTTAATGAATATGAACTTGAAGCGTTTGTTAAAGCACTTCAACCGGATTTAGTTGCATCTGGTATTAAAGAGAAATATGTGTTCCAAAAAATGGGTCTGCCATACCGTCAGATGCACTCTTGGGATTATAGTGGTCCTTACCATGGATACGACGGTTTTGCAATCTTTGCACAAGACATGGATTTAGCGATCAACTCTCCAGTATGGGCTCACACTAAAGCACCATGGGAAAAAGAAGGAGAAGCGTAA
- a CDS encoding superoxide dismutase, producing the protein MKFELMSLPFDKAALEPHISSETISYHYGKHHAGYVNKLNALIEGSEYADKPLEFIVKNAGGGIFNNAAQVFNHDFYWNGLTNSSTTCSVELSDMINTVFGSQEDFKKLFLDKAATLFGSGWVWLVLTKGGALGIEQYSNADNPLRHDKIPLLTCDVWEHAYYIDYRNGRADYLENWWKLINWKFVSDNLADAKNDPMSGYAQPCNDNNEVCDYVDVMQENERTPS; encoded by the coding sequence ATGAAGTTTGAACTGATGTCATTGCCCTTTGATAAAGCGGCATTAGAACCACATATTTCCTCTGAAACAATAAGTTACCATTACGGTAAACACCATGCGGGTTACGTCAATAAACTCAATGCTCTAATAGAGGGCAGCGAGTACGCGGACAAGCCTTTAGAATTTATAGTTAAAAATGCAGGCGGCGGTATCTTCAACAATGCGGCACAGGTGTTTAATCACGATTTTTACTGGAACGGACTTACAAATAGTTCAACCACATGTTCCGTGGAGCTTTCAGATATGATAAACACTGTTTTTGGTTCGCAGGAGGATTTTAAAAAGCTCTTTTTAGATAAAGCAGCGACCCTTTTTGGTTCGGGATGGGTATGGCTGGTCTTGACTAAAGGCGGTGCTCTTGGTATAGAACAGTATTCAAATGCAGACAATCCGCTGCGTCATGATAAGATACCGTTACTTACCTGCGATGTCTGGGAACATGCATATTACATAGACTATCGTAACGGCAGAGCTGATTATCTTGAAAACTGGTGGAAACTGATAAACTGGAAATTTGTCTCAGACAATCTTGCAGATGCTAAAAACGATCCGATGTCTGGGTATGCACAGCCGTGTAACGATAACAATGAAGTGTGTGACTATGTCGATGTCATGCAGGAAAACGAGCGTACACCGTCATAA
- a CDS encoding thiamine pyrophosphate-dependent enzyme, whose protein sequence is MSHLFDRENVDVAWCPGCGNFGILKLIKEVLEELQADKNNTVIVSGIGQAAKAPYYVDTNMFGVLHGRAVPVATALKVANPQLNVIAEGGDGDMYGEGGNHFIHAIRRNVNIVHIVHNNMVYGLTKGQASPTSQKGFETKVQVNGVSNEPFNPLAVALSLRAGFVSRVSIADALHAKEVLKAAFLHHGYALVDIFQPCVTFNKTNTYHWFRENTYFLNGNYNNSDFNAALGKAFESMPMPLGVIYQNKNSDATLEENIRKSDKPLYEAKHNIQKIQELFNAY, encoded by the coding sequence ATGAGCCATCTGTTTGACAGGGAAAATGTCGATGTTGCATGGTGTCCGGGATGCGGAAACTTCGGTATCTTAAAACTTATAAAAGAGGTTCTTGAAGAGCTGCAGGCAGATAAAAACAATACCGTCATAGTATCGGGCATCGGACAGGCCGCAAAAGCTCCCTACTATGTCGATACGAATATGTTCGGAGTCCTGCACGGTAGGGCAGTACCCGTGGCAACTGCTCTAAAGGTCGCAAATCCTCAGCTAAATGTCATCGCCGAAGGGGGTGACGGAGATATGTACGGAGAGGGCGGAAACCACTTTATCCATGCCATCAGACGCAATGTCAACATTGTCCATATCGTGCATAACAACATGGTCTACGGACTGACAAAAGGACAGGCGTCGCCCACAAGCCAAAAGGGTTTTGAGACAAAAGTGCAGGTAAACGGCGTGTCAAACGAGCCTTTCAACCCTCTGGCCGTAGCGCTTTCATTAAGAGCAGGATTTGTTTCAAGGGTGAGCATCGCCGATGCCCTCCACGCAAAAGAGGTGCTAAAAGCCGCATTCTTACATCACGGATACGCACTTGTAGACATCTTCCAGCCATGTGTCACTTTCAACAAGACAAACACCTACCACTGGTTTAGAGAGAACACCTATTTTTTAAACGGCAACTACAATAACAGTGATTTTAATGCGGCACTCGGTAAAGCTTTTGAATCGATGCCGATGCCATTAGGTGTCATCTATCAGAACAAAAACAGCGATGCGACTCTTGAAGAGAACATACGAAAAAGTGACAAGCCACTGTATGAAGCAAAGCATAATATTCAAAAAATTCAAGAATTATTTAATGCTTATTAG